Proteins found in one Paenibacillus wynnii genomic segment:
- a CDS encoding YlmC/YmxH family sporulation protein — protein sequence MKISDFQTKDVINIVDGKRLGQISDLELDLRKGVIEAIVVPGYTRFMGLFGGGSDLIIPWRNIVKIGSDVVLVKMEELRNPYQEEQRETVYLERVDRNERRTY from the coding sequence ATGAAAATATCCGATTTTCAGACTAAAGACGTCATTAACATTGTAGATGGTAAACGTCTGGGACAGATCAGCGACCTGGAACTGGATTTAAGAAAGGGCGTCATTGAGGCTATTGTGGTACCTGGTTATACCCGGTTTATGGGACTGTTTGGCGGCGGGTCAGACCTCATTATTCCTTGGAGAAATATTGTTAAAATCGGCTCCGATGTGGTGTTGGTAAAAATGGAAGAACTGCGAAATCCATATCAGGAGGAGCAGCGGGAGACGGTATATCTCGAACGTGTAGATCGTAACGAAAGGCGCACATATTAG
- the sigG gene encoding RNA polymerase sporulation sigma factor SigG yields MTRNKVEICGVDTSKLPVLTNVEMRLLFTSLQQQGERSAREKLVNGNLRLVLSVIQRFNNRGEFVDDLFQVGCIGLMKAIDNFDLGQNVKFSTYAVPMIIGEIRRYLRDNNPIRVSRSLRDIAYKALQVRDSLTNQNSREPTLLEIAEALGVPKEDVVFALDAIQDPVSLFEPIYHDGGDPIYVMDQISDDKNKDVSWIEEIALREAMRKLGQREKRILSMRFFEGKTQMEVADEIGISQAQVSRLEKSAIQQMQKYVKS; encoded by the coding sequence ATGACCCGAAATAAAGTCGAGATTTGCGGTGTGGATACATCCAAACTACCCGTTCTTACGAATGTGGAGATGCGGCTGTTATTCACTTCACTGCAGCAGCAGGGCGAACGATCCGCCCGAGAGAAATTGGTTAATGGCAACTTGAGACTTGTACTAAGCGTAATCCAACGATTTAACAATCGCGGTGAGTTCGTAGACGATTTGTTTCAGGTAGGTTGCATCGGGCTGATGAAAGCCATCGATAATTTTGATCTGGGGCAGAATGTTAAATTCTCCACATATGCAGTACCGATGATCATAGGTGAAATTCGCCGATATTTACGTGATAACAATCCGATTCGAGTCTCGAGGTCACTTCGGGATATTGCCTACAAGGCCCTTCAAGTGCGTGACAGCCTTACGAATCAGAATTCACGAGAACCGACATTGTTAGAAATTGCCGAGGCCCTGGGCGTGCCCAAGGAAGATGTTGTCTTTGCTCTAGATGCGATTCAGGATCCGGTTTCCCTATTTGAACCGATTTATCATGACGGTGGAGATCCGATCTATGTAATGGATCAAATTAGCGATGATAAGAATAAGGATGTCTCCTGGATTGAAGAAATTGCCTTGCGTGAAGCTATGCGAAAACTGGGGCAAAGGGAAAAGAGAATTCTCTCCATGCGATTTTTTGAAGGCAAAACCCAAATGGAGGTTGCCGATGAAATCGGTATTTCCCAGGCTCAGGTCTCACGTCTGGAGAAGTCAGCCATTCAACAAATGCAGAAGTATGTGAAATCTTAA
- the sigE gene encoding RNA polymerase sporulation sigma factor SigE translates to MMVKWRIAMQLQYYRMLFLLGLKSQEIYYIGGSEALPPPLTREEEEYLLQRLSSGDAAVRAMLIERNLRLVVYIARKFENTGINIEDLVSIGAIGLIKAVNTFDPEKKIKLATYASRCIENEILMYLRRNSKTRSEVSFDEPLNIDWDGNELLLSDVLGTENDTIYRNIEEQVDRKLLQKALEKLSERERLIMELRFGLRGGEEKTQKDVADLLGISQSYISRLEKRIIKRLRKEFNKMV, encoded by the coding sequence ATGATGGTCAAATGGAGAATTGCTATGCAATTGCAATATTACCGAATGCTTTTTCTGCTGGGATTGAAAAGCCAGGAAATTTATTATATTGGGGGGAGTGAGGCTTTGCCTCCCCCTTTGACGCGTGAAGAAGAGGAGTACTTGCTCCAGCGGCTATCTAGCGGTGATGCAGCGGTTCGGGCGATGTTGATTGAACGTAATTTACGGCTAGTCGTTTATATTGCACGTAAATTTGAGAATACGGGAATAAACATCGAGGATCTGGTTTCCATAGGAGCAATAGGGCTGATAAAGGCAGTTAATACCTTCGACCCTGAGAAAAAAATAAAGCTGGCCACCTACGCCTCTCGCTGTATCGAGAACGAAATTTTGATGTACCTGCGGCGTAACAGTAAGACTCGGAGTGAAGTTTCTTTTGATGAACCACTGAATATTGATTGGGATGGCAATGAATTATTGCTGTCAGATGTACTGGGTACGGAGAATGATACGATCTATCGTAATATTGAGGAACAGGTGGATCGTAAACTGCTGCAAAAGGCGCTGGAAAAGCTGAGCGAAAGAGAAAGATTGATTATGGAGCTTCGTTTTGGACTGCGCGGCGGGGAAGAAAAAACACAAAAGGATGTGGCGGATCTGCTTGGTATTTCCCAATCCTACATCTCTAGACTGGAGAAAAGAATAATCAAGCGGCTGCGCAAAGAGTTCAACAAGATGGTGTAA